The sequence below is a genomic window from Streptomyces sp. NBC_00582.
GCCCATGACCTATCCACTCCCGTTGTTGATTCGTGATGCACTGAAGACCATACGCCTGACCTGCGGATTTGTATGGATTTGCATCAATGCTGTTGCGCGGGAATGTAAAATCGCGACAAGCGTGATGCGGATAAGTGGCGGAACTGCTACGTTCCTGTTTTAGATCATGGACCTACTCTCATGCTTCGGTTCCCCGGCCGGCGGTTTCACAAGTCCGCGGAGCGAGTCCCTGGTGGTCCTGGCCCATGTGCCTGACGGCGCCCCCCTCAAGAGACACGAGCCCACGGGTGAACCGGAGGAATGACCACGGTGGAGATCGAGCTGCGGATCAACGGATCCACCCGACGGCTGGACGTCGCGCCACAGGTGAGCCTGCTCGACGCGCTGCGCGAGTACCTGGGCCTGACCGGCACCAAGAAAGGATGCGACCAGGGCGCATGCGGTGCCTGCACGGTGCTCGCCGACGGCCGGCGGATCAACGCCTGCCTGGCGCTGGCGGTGCAGTACCAGGGCCGTGAGATCACGACCATCGAAGGCGTCGACCACCCGCTGCAGGAGGCGTTCGTGCGCACGGACGGATTCCAGTGCGGCTACTGCACGCCGGGCCAGATCTGCTCGGCGATCGGCATGCTCGCCGAGCACAAGGAAGGCGCGCCCAGCGCGGCGACCGAGCACCTCGCCGACACCGGCGGGGAGCTCGACGAGACGGAGATCCGGGAGCGGATGAGCGGCAACCTGTGCCGCTGCGGCGCCTACAACGGCATCGTCGCGGCGATCAAGGAGGTGGCGAAGTGAAGCCGTTCTCCTACCTCAGCGCACCGGACGTGGGCACGGCGCTGCGCACGATCGCGGACGGCGACGACGTGAAGTTCCTCGCGGGCGGGACGAACCTCGTCGACCTCATGCGCGAGGGCATCGAACACCCGGCGACGGTCGTGGACATCACCCGCCTGCCGCTGACCGGGATCGAGGAACTCCCCGACGGCACCCTCCGCGTCGGCGCACTGGTGAGCAACAGCCGGCTCGCGGCCGACCCCCTGATCAGGACCCGCTATCCGGTGCTGGCGCAGGCGGTCCTGCTGGGCGCCTCCGCCCAGCTGCGGAACATGGCGACGGTGGGAGGCAACCTGCTGCAGCGCACCCGCTGCATGTACTTCTACGACGAGGCCTCCGCGTGCAACAAACGCGCACCCGGCAGCGGCTGTGACGCGATCGGCGGGTTCTCCCGCGGCAGTGCGGTGCTGGGGACGAGCGAGCACTGCGTCGCGACGCATCCCTCGGACATGGCGGTGGCGCTGGTGATGCTCGACGCGGTCGTCGAGGTCGAGAGCGTGCACGGTATCCGGCGGATCCCGGTCGCCGACCTCCACCGCCTGCCCGGCGACACCCCGCACCTGGAGACGGTGCTGGCCGCCGACGAGCTGATCACGGCCGTCGAGCTGCCGCCGGTGCCGGCGGCGGCGCACTCGCGCTACCGCAAGGTCCGCGACCGGGCCTCCTACGCCTTCGCCCTGGTCTCGGTCGCCGCCGCGCTGGCCGTCCAGGACGGCCGCATCGCCGAGGTCCGCCTCGCGCTCGGCGGCGTCGCGACCAAGCCGTGGCGGGCCCGGACCGCGGAAGAGCTGCTGCTCGGCGCCGAAGCCACCGACGAGAGCTTCGCCCACGCCGCCGCCGCCGAACTCGCCCCCGCCCTGCCCCGGTCCGGCAACGCCTTCAAGACCGACCTGGCCCAGCGGACGGTCGTGGCCGTGCTGCGCAAACTCAACGCCGAGCGGAGCGCATCGTGACCACACACACCCAGGCGGGCTCCGAGCCCGGCGCGGACGCCTCCGTGCCCGTCGGGGGAGCGGTCGGACGGCCGGTCGACCGCCGGGACGGCCACGCGAAGGTGACCGGGGCGGTGCGGTTCACCGCCGAGCACCCCTACCCGGACCTCACGTACGCGACGCTGGTCCATGCCACCGTCGCCCGTGGCACGATCACCGGCATCGACACGGCCGCGGCGGCCGCGGTGCCCGGCGTCGTGGCGGTCCTCACCCACCTCAACGCGCCGAGGATCCGGCCCGTACGCAAGGCCAACATCGTGCGGGACCTGGGGCCGAGCGTGTCGGGGACCGGTCTCGACTACCTCAACACCGATCAGGTCTTCTGGGACGGCCAGCCGATCGCCGTCGTGGTCGCCGAGACCTCGGCCGCGGCGAACGAGGCCGCGCCGCTCGTCGAAGTGACCTACGACCCGCTGCCCGCCCGGGTGGACTTCGCCGCCGAGCAGCACAACGCCACCCCCGCCAAGGGCGACCTCACCTTCGCCGGCCGGACCAAGAAGGGTGACGCCGAGGCGGCGCTGGCCGCCGCGGAGGTGTCGCTCGACCTGCGCTACACCACGCCCGGACTGCAGCACAACGCGATCGAGCCGCATGCGACGGTCGCCGTCTGGGACGGTGACCGCCTCACCGTGCACGACACCACCCAGTCCATCAACCAGACCGGCCGCTACCTGGCCTGGCGGTTCGGTGTGCCGGCGTCCCACGTCCGCGTCCGCGCCGAGTTCGTGGGGGGCGGCTTCGGGGGCAAGTTCGCCGTCTGGCCCGGCACGGTCATCGCGGCGATGGCGGCCAGGGCCGTCCGGCGGCCCGTGCGCCTGGCACTGAGCCGCACGGCCGTCAACCGCGCCACCGGAGGGCGTACCGCCTCGACCAACCGGATCGCGCTCGGCGCGACCCGCGACGGACGGCTCACCTCACTGATCCAGGACAGCATCACCCGCACCGGCTCGGCCGGGGGCCTGCTCGAGGCGACCAGCTCGCCGGCCCGGCACCTCTACGGCGCCCAGACCATGCTGACCCGGCAGAACCTCGTCGCCATGGATCTGATGCCCAACACCTGGCTGCGCGCCCCCGGCGAGGCGATCGGCAGCTTCGTGCTGGAATCGGCGCTGGACGAACTCGCCCACGAGCTGGCCATGGACCCGATCGCCCTGCGGCTGCGCAACGAGCCCGCAACGGACCCGACGGGCGGCAAGAAGTTCTCCCAGCGCATGCAGCGAGAAGCCTTCGAGAGGGGCGCCGAACGCTTCGGCTGGGCGGACCGCGACCCCGAACCCCGCTCCATGCGGGACGGCGAGTGGCTCGTCGGCATGGGCACGGCCACCGCCTACCACCCGGCCCTGCGCCTGGTCGCCGACGTCACGGTACGGCTGAGCGACGACGGCAGCGCGCTCGTGCAGTGCGGTTTCCACGAGATGGGCATGGGCGCCGCGACCGTACAGGCACAGATCGCCGCGGACGCGCTCGGCATCGCCTACGACAAGGTCCACGTCGAGTACGGCGATTCGGCCCTGCCGACCGGACCGATGGCCGGCAACTCCAACCAGACGGCGACGGTGGCCACCAGCGTCCTGGCCGCGTGCGCCGAGCTGAGCCGCAAGGTGAGTGCCCTGGCCCGGCGTACGGGCACGACCGGCCAGGAACCGGCGGCCGCCCTGCGCGCGGCCCGGCGCCCGTTCCTCGAGGCCTCGGTCGGGTCGGCCACCCGGCTGGGTGCACTGGGCAGCCAGGGCCGGTTCCTGTCCACCTTCCTCAAGGACCAGCGCTGGTCCAAGGCCGCCCGCGGCGCCCAGTTCTGTGAGGTGCGGGTGAACGCCGACACCGGCGAACTGCGGATCTCGCGCTGGCTCGGCATGTTCGACGTCGGCCGCGTCATCAACCCCAAGACCGCGGCCAGCCAGCTGCGCGGGGCCGTGGTCATGGGCATCGGCATGGCCCTGTCGGAACAGAGCCTCATCGATCCCCGCAACGGGCGCACCATGAGCGCCGGGCTCGACTCCTACTACGTGCCCGTCCACGCCGACATCCCCCCGATCGACGTCGACTGGCTCGACGAGCCGGACCAGACGATGCCCCTGGGCATCGTCGGGCTGGGCGAGGTCGGCACGACCGGCGTGGCGGCCGCGATCGCGAACGCCGTGCATCACGCGACCGGCAAGCGGATCAGGGACCTGCCGATCACGCTGGACAAGCTGCTCTGACGACGGCCCGATCCACGCACCACGACACGACAGGAAAGCAACTCCCATGCTGGACATCGCGGACGAGCTGTACCGGTGGCTCGAGCAAGGGCGGGAGTTCGCCGTGGCCACCGTCGTGGCCGTCAGCGGCAGCGCACCGCGAGGGCCGGGCGCCGCGCTCGCCGTCGACGCCGACGGCACGGCCATCGGCTCGGTCTCCGGCGGCTGTGTCGAAGGCGCGGTCTACGACCTGTGCACCC
It includes:
- a CDS encoding (2Fe-2S)-binding protein encodes the protein MTTVEIELRINGSTRRLDVAPQVSLLDALREYLGLTGTKKGCDQGACGACTVLADGRRINACLALAVQYQGREITTIEGVDHPLQEAFVRTDGFQCGYCTPGQICSAIGMLAEHKEGAPSAATEHLADTGGELDETEIRERMSGNLCRCGAYNGIVAAIKEVAK
- a CDS encoding FAD binding domain-containing protein → MKPFSYLSAPDVGTALRTIADGDDVKFLAGGTNLVDLMREGIEHPATVVDITRLPLTGIEELPDGTLRVGALVSNSRLAADPLIRTRYPVLAQAVLLGASAQLRNMATVGGNLLQRTRCMYFYDEASACNKRAPGSGCDAIGGFSRGSAVLGTSEHCVATHPSDMAVALVMLDAVVEVESVHGIRRIPVADLHRLPGDTPHLETVLAADELITAVELPPVPAAAHSRYRKVRDRASYAFALVSVAAALAVQDGRIAEVRLALGGVATKPWRARTAEELLLGAEATDESFAHAAAAELAPALPRSGNAFKTDLAQRTVVAVLRKLNAERSAS
- a CDS encoding xanthine dehydrogenase family protein molybdopterin-binding subunit, translated to MTTHTQAGSEPGADASVPVGGAVGRPVDRRDGHAKVTGAVRFTAEHPYPDLTYATLVHATVARGTITGIDTAAAAAVPGVVAVLTHLNAPRIRPVRKANIVRDLGPSVSGTGLDYLNTDQVFWDGQPIAVVVAETSAAANEAAPLVEVTYDPLPARVDFAAEQHNATPAKGDLTFAGRTKKGDAEAALAAAEVSLDLRYTTPGLQHNAIEPHATVAVWDGDRLTVHDTTQSINQTGRYLAWRFGVPASHVRVRAEFVGGGFGGKFAVWPGTVIAAMAARAVRRPVRLALSRTAVNRATGGRTASTNRIALGATRDGRLTSLIQDSITRTGSAGGLLEATSSPARHLYGAQTMLTRQNLVAMDLMPNTWLRAPGEAIGSFVLESALDELAHELAMDPIALRLRNEPATDPTGGKKFSQRMQREAFERGAERFGWADRDPEPRSMRDGEWLVGMGTATAYHPALRLVADVTVRLSDDGSALVQCGFHEMGMGAATVQAQIAADALGIAYDKVHVEYGDSALPTGPMAGNSNQTATVATSVLAACAELSRKVSALARRTGTTGQEPAAALRAARRPFLEASVGSATRLGALGSQGRFLSTFLKDQRWSKAARGAQFCEVRVNADTGELRISRWLGMFDVGRVINPKTAASQLRGAVVMGIGMALSEQSLIDPRNGRTMSAGLDSYYVPVHADIPPIDVDWLDEPDQTMPLGIVGLGEVGTTGVAAAIANAVHHATGKRIRDLPITLDKLL